In Gimesia panareensis, the genomic window GTTGTCAGCTCACTGAAGATGCCGTCGCTGGTACTTTTGGATATGATCTGAGCCAGGGGGAATTCTGGAACAAGAGTATCGATATCATCGATCGCCGCGTGGATCGTTTTCTGGAGCTGGCGGACTGATTTTTTCTGAATTTCGGTCCGGAGACTCCTGTCTGGTCCCTGAAATACAAATTTTGAGGAATCCACGGAAAAAGCAGACTTTCAGTCAACCCGAACTGAAAATGCAGACCGATCCTGCTCTATTCCAGGCGCAGCGTGTCGAAATCCAGAGCTCCCTGCGGTATACTGGTGCGCTCTGCAGAGCATATTTAAAGAAACCCGAACCGGCTGCCCGCTCTGACTGCGCTGCCGGATCTGCCTCTCAACCAGGGCGCTGTTTCAGTACCGGGACAAGTCGAGCGTTTGAGCAGGACTACCGAGAAGTAAAATTTTTTATGGCAACGCAACAGGAACTTTCAGAAACCCGCCAGCAATCGGGGGTCGGTTTTGTACAAACCAGACTCGCGACTCTGTTTACGCCGCCAGACTGGCTCAAGCTGGCTGGTGGGGGAGAACTGGGCCCGATTCAGGTCGCCTATGAAACTTACGGTACATTAACGCCAGCGAAAGATAATGCGATCTTCATCTGTCATGCACTCACTGGTGATGCCCATGCAGCCGGCTATTATGAAGATGATGATGAAAAGGCCAAGCCCGGCTGGTGGGACGATCTGATCGGTCCCGGCAGAACTCTGGACACTGATAAATACTTCGTGATCTGTGCCAACGTCCTGGGTGGCTGCCAGGGGACAACCGGTCCGGGAAGTATCAACCCGGAAACCAACCAGCCATATCGCCTGAATTTCCCCTTCATCACCGTGGGCGATATCGTGGAAGTCCATGCGACTCTGACGCGTGAACTGGGCATCGACCAGTTACTGGCGGTGATTGGCGGCAGCCTGGGCGGCATGCAGGTGCTGGAATGGGCAGCCCGCTTTCCTGACCAGTTGCGCGGTGCCATCTGCCTGGCATCGGCGGCACAGCTTTCTGCCCAGGGAATCGCCTTCAACGCCGTCGGTCGACGGGCCATCAAGACCGACCCTGAGTTTAAAGATGGAGAATACGAACATGGTGCCGGTCCCCGCTACGGTCTGGCGCTGGCCCGGATGATTGCCCACATCACTTATCTGTCCGATCAATCCATCGAGATGAAATTCGGTCGTCGATTGCAGGACCATGACACGTTCACTTACGAAATGCTGCCCGAAGTCGAGTTTCAGGTCGAAAGTTACCTGCACTACCAGGGAAAACGGTTTGTCGAACGCTTCGATGCCAACAGTTATCTCTACCTGACACGGGCCATGGATTATTTTGATCTGGCCTCGCAGTACGGCTCGTTGACCAAGGCGCTGGGACGCACCGATGCCCGGTTCCTGATCGCCTCGTATGATTCCGACTGGCTGTTTACTACAACACAGAGCAAAGAGATTGTCAGAGCATTGATTGAATGCGGGAAGCATGTCTCATTCATTGAGCTCAAAAGTCCCTTTGGCCACGATTCCTTTTTGATTGAAATTGAGCAGCTGCAAAAACTGATCACACCCTTCCTGGCTCAAGCCTATGAATCACTTCAGGCTGAGAAAGAGTCCTGAATTTGACCAGTGAGAATATTTCTCTCACCGGTGAGAGATTAGATAAGTGGTTAAGAAAAACTATGTGTGCAAAACATCGATACTGTATGGAAGACCCGTCACTGGATGTGACCGACAAGCTGCTGATGGAGCAGATTCAGCCCGGCAGCCGCGTGCTCGACCTGGGATGTGGTGACGGTCGACTGCTGGCGCGTCTGCGTGATGAGCGGGACGCTTCCGTTCTGGGTATGGAAATCGATATCGAGCAACATCATGGTGCCATCGCCCGTGGGGTCCCCGTCATCCAGGCCGACCTCGATGAAGGTCTGCACGACATTCCTGATCTGGCCTTTGACTATGTCGTTTTGAGCCAGACGCTGCAGCAGGTGCTGCATCCCAAACAGTTGCTGGAAGAAATGGTCCGCGTCGCCAGGCAGGCGCTGGTCGTCGTGCCCAATTTCGGCAACTGGCGGATCCGCTTGCAGGTCCTGAAACAGGGGCGAGCCCCCGTCACGGAAGTCCTGCCCTACGAATGGTACAACACCCCAAACCTGCACCTGATGTCGATGCACGATTTCCAGGACCTGATGCGGCTGCTGGGCATCGAAATCCTGAAGGAAATTCCGATCATCAATCATCGAGCGGTCGAAAAAGCCTGGCTGGCCAACTTACGAGCCCAACAGATTCTGTACGTGCTCCAGCGCCAGGAACAGCCGGCTGAGCACTCCCCCGCGCCCGCGACTGCCTGATTCGGTACCCAATACCCGGTCGATTTCGCAGCGATTTCCGGCTGGGAATTCCTGTTTCCCTGAATCCGGAAACGCGATATACTGCCCCACCTTACGGCCTGTCATGACAACAGGCCCCAGGGAGCCCGGTCAAAACCGAATCTCCCTAAGGTGATTATATTTCACTGTTTGAGACAAATTCAGCGACTCGTTTTTTAAGAGAAAGAGGGAAGGGACTCCCGATGCGTATCATAGCCATCATGAATCAAAAAGGGGGCGTCGGCAAAACCACATCCAGTGTGAATATGGCTGCCGGCCTGGCAATGCAGGGGAAAAAGGTCTGCCTGATTGACCTCGATCCGCAGGGCCATGCCTCGTTGCACCTGGGCATCGAGCCATTTGGCAATGTGCCGACCGCCTATGATGTTTTTTCCGGATTCAAAACTCTGGCTGAAACACGACAGCTGGTCGCGAAAAATTTATGGGTCGTGCCTGCCACACTCGATCTGGCCGCTACGGAACTGGAACTGGTCGATGCCGAAGACCGGGAAATCGTGCTGCGTCAGGCAATCCGGAAAATGTCGGAAACCGAAGCCTTTGATTATATCATTATGGATTGCCCCCCCTCGCTGGGCGTGTTGACGATCAATTCTCTGACGGCTGCCGACGAAGTCATCATCCCGCTGCAGCCGCACTTCTTCGCTTTGCAGGGGCTTTCCAAGCTGTTCGAAACAACGGCACTGGTCCGCCGTCGCCTGAATCGGAATCTGAAGGTTTCCGGTGTAGTGCTTTGCCTGTATGAAACAGGCACCCGACTGGCGGCTGACGTGACCGACGACCTGTGTGCGTTCCTCAGCGAAAGTGACCCGGAAGCACCCTGGGCCAAAGCCAAAGTCTTCCAGAGCCGGATTCGCCGGAACATCAAGCTGGCCGAAGCCCCCAGTTATGGACAGTCCGTGTTTGACTATTCCAGCTCGTGCCCTGGTGCCAAGGATTACGCTGGTCTGGTGGAAGAGATCATTGCCGACGAACAGGCGGAACAGCCGCCGATTCAGCAGGCTGCCTGATTACTCTTCCGAGGCTTTCTGCTTTGCTTCCAGTTTCGCTTTGGCTTCCTTCCAGAGCGGATCGTAGACCTCTTTGTCGAACGGAGGACATCCTGTGGGATACTGTCCCAATGGATGATCCTTCGTACGCATGAGGTTGGTGCAATAGGAAAAGGTCCGGCAGACCGTTTTCCGTTTCAGTTTGCCTTCTTCCTGCAGCTGTTTCGCAAATTCGGGCTGTGAGAGCGTCGCCCGTCCCATGCCGACAATCGAAATTTTCCCCTGCTCAACATTCGCTGCAGCCGCGTGCATGGCAAAGTCCTGTAGCCAGCTGTAACCACTGCCCACGACAGGAATATCGGGAACGGCTGCCTGAATCTGAGATGCGATCCGGAAATGCCGGGCCACGCCAATCAGGGGATGCTCGGGAGCGTGATACCCATCGGTCGGTGGAAATTCAGCAGGCCGCACGATATGCGGATTGGCGTAGGGATTCCCGTTGGAAATATTGATCATGCTGACGCCCCACTCTTTGAGCAGGCGAGCGACTTCGAGCGGCTCCGTCAGGTCTTCTTTGAGATGATCGTTGGGGTCAGTTCCGAAGGCGGTCTGCAGCGGAAGTTCGTGTGGACAGGGTTCTCCAATAAAATCATCCCCGGCCCCCCGATAAGGAATTCCGTCGTAACCATTCATGCGGGTGGCGATGAC contains:
- the metX gene encoding homoserine O-acetyltransferase MetX; protein product: MATQQELSETRQQSGVGFVQTRLATLFTPPDWLKLAGGGELGPIQVAYETYGTLTPAKDNAIFICHALTGDAHAAGYYEDDDEKAKPGWWDDLIGPGRTLDTDKYFVICANVLGGCQGTTGPGSINPETNQPYRLNFPFITVGDIVEVHATLTRELGIDQLLAVIGGSLGGMQVLEWAARFPDQLRGAICLASAAQLSAQGIAFNAVGRRAIKTDPEFKDGEYEHGAGPRYGLALARMIAHITYLSDQSIEMKFGRRLQDHDTFTYEMLPEVEFQVESYLHYQGKRFVERFDANSYLYLTRAMDYFDLASQYGSLTKALGRTDARFLIASYDSDWLFTTTQSKEIVRALIECGKHVSFIELKSPFGHDSFLIEIEQLQKLITPFLAQAYESLQAEKES
- the metW gene encoding methionine biosynthesis protein MetW yields the protein MCAKHRYCMEDPSLDVTDKLLMEQIQPGSRVLDLGCGDGRLLARLRDERDASVLGMEIDIEQHHGAIARGVPVIQADLDEGLHDIPDLAFDYVVLSQTLQQVLHPKQLLEEMVRVARQALVVVPNFGNWRIRLQVLKQGRAPVTEVLPYEWYNTPNLHLMSMHDFQDLMRLLGIEILKEIPIINHRAVEKAWLANLRAQQILYVLQRQEQPAEHSPAPATA
- a CDS encoding ParA family protein, with amino-acid sequence MRIIAIMNQKGGVGKTTSSVNMAAGLAMQGKKVCLIDLDPQGHASLHLGIEPFGNVPTAYDVFSGFKTLAETRQLVAKNLWVVPATLDLAATELELVDAEDREIVLRQAIRKMSETEAFDYIIMDCPPSLGVLTINSLTAADEVIIPLQPHFFALQGLSKLFETTALVRRRLNRNLKVSGVVLCLYETGTRLAADVTDDLCAFLSESDPEAPWAKAKVFQSRIRRNIKLAEAPSYGQSVFDYSSSCPGAKDYAGLVEEIIADEQAEQPPIQQAA